The following coding sequences lie in one Lolium perenne isolate Kyuss_39 chromosome 2, Kyuss_2.0, whole genome shotgun sequence genomic window:
- the LOC127333180 gene encoding syntaxin-132 isoform X2: protein MGERDIELGRLHADATAVYGPQHYFQGVSELGVLLENTGNMVQKLKEANLEFSSVSGHDAIKEIKVKIHEEMDEVGQMAHNMKEKLNKIFQSVLTPILNNLSKGRGYPVTLPKTMDPSAMSMTMELKIKLKEKENDFKLQNLRKTVWEEYVEVVQRRTFTVTGIKLSDEVVRMITASSIVQMFENALQGINPEQVVPAMDEIKERHAAAMDFDKKILELQQNFADMAALVETREKMDKALNKVRKLTVRARSTKKELRDEMAENDQLLEENYRLLALVISLGIALCVAVIFLLLQV from the exons ATGGGCGAGCGCGACATTGAGCTGGGGCGCCTGCACGCCGACGCTACTGCAGTCTATGGACCTCAGCACTACTTCCAGGGGGTTAGCGAGCTTGGGGTGTTGCTGGAAAACACGGggaacatggttcagaaactgaag GAAGCCAATCTTGAGTTCAGTTCAGTCTCTGGACATGATGCTATCAAAG AAATCAAGGTGAAGATACACGAGGAAATGGATGAAGTGGGGCAGATGGCCCATAACATGAAGGAAAAGTTGAATAAGATCTTCCAAAGTGTGCTGACTCCAATTCTGAACAATTTGTCAAAAGGCCGTGGATATCCAGTCACCCTTCCCAAGACCATGGATCCATCAGCAATGTCGATGACCAT GGAACTGAAGATAAagttaaaagaaaaggaaaatgatTTTAAG TTACAGAATCTGCGGAAAACTGTCTGGGAAGAGTACGTAGAAGTCGTTCAGAGGAGGACTTTCACAG TCACCGGAATAAAGCTTTCTGATGAG GTGGTTCGCATGATTACCGCCAGCAGCATCGTGCAGATGTTTGAGAACGCACTGCAGGGAATAAATCCAGAGCAG GTCGTCCCCGCGATGGATGAAATCAAGGAACGGCACGCCGCGGCCATGGATTTCGACAAGAAGATTCTTGAGCTGCAACAG AATTTCGCAGACATGGCGGCACTCGTTGAGACACGCGAGAAGATGGACAAGGCCCTGAACAAG GTTCGGAAACTTACAGTCCGTGCACGGTCAACAAAGAAAGAGCTGCGCGACGAGATGGCGGAAAATGACCAACTGCTGGAGGAAAATTACAGGCTTTTGGCACTTGTTATTAGCCTGGGAATAGCCCTCTGCGTTGCTGTGATCTTTCTTCTTCTCCAAGTGTAA
- the LOC127333180 gene encoding syntaxin-132 isoform X1 yields the protein MGERDIELGRLHADATAVYGPQHYFQGVSELGVLLENTGNMVQKLKEANLEFSSVSGHDAIKEIKVKIHEEMDEVGQMAHNMKEKLNKIFQSVLTPILNNLSKGRGYPVTLPKTMDPSAMSMTMELKIKLKEKENDFKLQNLRKTVWEEYVEVVQRRTFTAVTGIKLSDEVVRMITASSIVQMFENALQGINPEQVVPAMDEIKERHAAAMDFDKKILELQQNFADMAALVETREKMDKALNKVRKLTVRARSTKKELRDEMAENDQLLEENYRLLALVISLGIALCVAVIFLLLQV from the exons ATGGGCGAGCGCGACATTGAGCTGGGGCGCCTGCACGCCGACGCTACTGCAGTCTATGGACCTCAGCACTACTTCCAGGGGGTTAGCGAGCTTGGGGTGTTGCTGGAAAACACGGggaacatggttcagaaactgaag GAAGCCAATCTTGAGTTCAGTTCAGTCTCTGGACATGATGCTATCAAAG AAATCAAGGTGAAGATACACGAGGAAATGGATGAAGTGGGGCAGATGGCCCATAACATGAAGGAAAAGTTGAATAAGATCTTCCAAAGTGTGCTGACTCCAATTCTGAACAATTTGTCAAAAGGCCGTGGATATCCAGTCACCCTTCCCAAGACCATGGATCCATCAGCAATGTCGATGACCAT GGAACTGAAGATAAagttaaaagaaaaggaaaatgatTTTAAG TTACAGAATCTGCGGAAAACTGTCTGGGAAGAGTACGTAGAAGTCGTTCAGAGGAGGACTTTCACAG CAGTCACCGGAATAAAGCTTTCTGATGAG GTGGTTCGCATGATTACCGCCAGCAGCATCGTGCAGATGTTTGAGAACGCACTGCAGGGAATAAATCCAGAGCAG GTCGTCCCCGCGATGGATGAAATCAAGGAACGGCACGCCGCGGCCATGGATTTCGACAAGAAGATTCTTGAGCTGCAACAG AATTTCGCAGACATGGCGGCACTCGTTGAGACACGCGAGAAGATGGACAAGGCCCTGAACAAG GTTCGGAAACTTACAGTCCGTGCACGGTCAACAAAGAAAGAGCTGCGCGACGAGATGGCGGAAAATGACCAACTGCTGGAGGAAAATTACAGGCTTTTGGCACTTGTTATTAGCCTGGGAATAGCCCTCTGCGTTGCTGTGATCTTTCTTCTTCTCCAAGTGTAA
- the LOC127333180 gene encoding syntaxin-132 isoform X3 produces the protein MGERDIELGRLHADATAVYGPQHYFQGVSELGVLLENTGNMVQKLKEANLEFSSVSGHDAIKEIKVKIHEEMDEVGQMAHNMKEKLNKIFQSVLTPILNNLSKGRGYPVTLPKTMDPSAMSMTMELKIKLKEKENDFKNLRKTVWEEYVEVVQRRTFTAVTGIKLSDEVVRMITASSIVQMFENALQGINPEQVVPAMDEIKERHAAAMDFDKKILELQQNFADMAALVETREKMDKALNKVRKLTVRARSTKKELRDEMAENDQLLEENYRLLALVISLGIALCVAVIFLLLQV, from the exons ATGGGCGAGCGCGACATTGAGCTGGGGCGCCTGCACGCCGACGCTACTGCAGTCTATGGACCTCAGCACTACTTCCAGGGGGTTAGCGAGCTTGGGGTGTTGCTGGAAAACACGGggaacatggttcagaaactgaag GAAGCCAATCTTGAGTTCAGTTCAGTCTCTGGACATGATGCTATCAAAG AAATCAAGGTGAAGATACACGAGGAAATGGATGAAGTGGGGCAGATGGCCCATAACATGAAGGAAAAGTTGAATAAGATCTTCCAAAGTGTGCTGACTCCAATTCTGAACAATTTGTCAAAAGGCCGTGGATATCCAGTCACCCTTCCCAAGACCATGGATCCATCAGCAATGTCGATGACCAT GGAACTGAAGATAAagttaaaagaaaaggaaaatgatTTTAAG AATCTGCGGAAAACTGTCTGGGAAGAGTACGTAGAAGTCGTTCAGAGGAGGACTTTCACAG CAGTCACCGGAATAAAGCTTTCTGATGAG GTGGTTCGCATGATTACCGCCAGCAGCATCGTGCAGATGTTTGAGAACGCACTGCAGGGAATAAATCCAGAGCAG GTCGTCCCCGCGATGGATGAAATCAAGGAACGGCACGCCGCGGCCATGGATTTCGACAAGAAGATTCTTGAGCTGCAACAG AATTTCGCAGACATGGCGGCACTCGTTGAGACACGCGAGAAGATGGACAAGGCCCTGAACAAG GTTCGGAAACTTACAGTCCGTGCACGGTCAACAAAGAAAGAGCTGCGCGACGAGATGGCGGAAAATGACCAACTGCTGGAGGAAAATTACAGGCTTTTGGCACTTGTTATTAGCCTGGGAATAGCCCTCTGCGTTGCTGTGATCTTTCTTCTTCTCCAAGTGTAA
- the LOC127333180 gene encoding syntaxin-132 isoform X4 yields the protein MGERDIELGRLHADATAVYGPQHYFQGVSELGVLLENTGNMVQKLKEANLEFSSVSGHDAIKEIKVKIHEEMDEVGQMAHNMKEKLNKIFQSVLTPILNNLSKGRGYPVTLPKTMDPSAMSMTMELKIKLKEKENDFKNLRKTVWEEYVEVVQRRTFTVTGIKLSDEVVRMITASSIVQMFENALQGINPEQVVPAMDEIKERHAAAMDFDKKILELQQNFADMAALVETREKMDKALNKVRKLTVRARSTKKELRDEMAENDQLLEENYRLLALVISLGIALCVAVIFLLLQV from the exons ATGGGCGAGCGCGACATTGAGCTGGGGCGCCTGCACGCCGACGCTACTGCAGTCTATGGACCTCAGCACTACTTCCAGGGGGTTAGCGAGCTTGGGGTGTTGCTGGAAAACACGGggaacatggttcagaaactgaag GAAGCCAATCTTGAGTTCAGTTCAGTCTCTGGACATGATGCTATCAAAG AAATCAAGGTGAAGATACACGAGGAAATGGATGAAGTGGGGCAGATGGCCCATAACATGAAGGAAAAGTTGAATAAGATCTTCCAAAGTGTGCTGACTCCAATTCTGAACAATTTGTCAAAAGGCCGTGGATATCCAGTCACCCTTCCCAAGACCATGGATCCATCAGCAATGTCGATGACCAT GGAACTGAAGATAAagttaaaagaaaaggaaaatgatTTTAAG AATCTGCGGAAAACTGTCTGGGAAGAGTACGTAGAAGTCGTTCAGAGGAGGACTTTCACAG TCACCGGAATAAAGCTTTCTGATGAG GTGGTTCGCATGATTACCGCCAGCAGCATCGTGCAGATGTTTGAGAACGCACTGCAGGGAATAAATCCAGAGCAG GTCGTCCCCGCGATGGATGAAATCAAGGAACGGCACGCCGCGGCCATGGATTTCGACAAGAAGATTCTTGAGCTGCAACAG AATTTCGCAGACATGGCGGCACTCGTTGAGACACGCGAGAAGATGGACAAGGCCCTGAACAAG GTTCGGAAACTTACAGTCCGTGCACGGTCAACAAAGAAAGAGCTGCGCGACGAGATGGCGGAAAATGACCAACTGCTGGAGGAAAATTACAGGCTTTTGGCACTTGTTATTAGCCTGGGAATAGCCCTCTGCGTTGCTGTGATCTTTCTTCTTCTCCAAGTGTAA
- the LOC127333184 gene encoding uncharacterized protein — MDNPPPAGEVNNAGANPPAAGVVGNVGANAAAGAVNNVGANPPAAGVVNNVGANAPAAGVANPPAAAEAAAVAAAAAQARLRREKRERMVMCVVFVVILAAFITLMALLMTHPWDGQ; from the exons ATGGACAATcctcctccggccggcgaggTGAACAACGCGGGCGCcaatcctccggccgccggcgtgGTGGGGAACGTGGGCGCGAATGCGGCCGCCGGCGCGGTGAACAACGTCGGTGCCAATCCTCCGGCGGCCGGCGTGGTCAACAACGTCGGCGCCAATGCTCCAGCAGCCGGCGTCGCCAATCCTCCGGCAGCGGCG GAAGCTGCTGCAGTGGCTGCCGCTGCAGCGCAGGCGCGGCTCCGCAgggagaagagggagaggatggttATGTGTGTGGTGTTTGTGGTCATCCTGGCAGCGTTTATAACTCTGATGGCGCTGTTGATGACGCATCCATGGGATGGCCAGTAG
- the LOC127333185 gene encoding uncharacterized protein isoform X3 codes for MANPPAARVVINVGGNPPAARVVVNNFVANPPAARVENNNVGANPPVAGVVKKVANPPAAAAAAATAAETAIRKKKDMDNPPGAPAAPVANPPTPPAVIAAFNITVINPPAAAARGPKDLNTKTPLIIGSADDIPLGCCCNCSGDRHPQEEGHGQSSGGSSGASGQSSSSSGSGRSGQHHGHGPTGGSSTGPQGR; via the exons ATGGCCAACCCTCCGGCCGCCCGTGTGGTGATCAACGTCGGCGGCAACCCTCCGGCCGCCCGTGTGGTGGTGAACAACTTCGTTGCCAACCCTCCGGCCGCCCGTGTGGAGAACAACAACGTTGGTGCCAACCCGCCGGTCGCCGGCGTGGTGAAAAAGGTGGCTAATCCTCCGGCAGCGGCG GCTGCTGCCGCAACTGCAGCGGAGACCGCCATCCGCAAGAAGAAGGACATGGACAATCCTCCGGGGGCTCCAGCGGCGCCAGTGGCCAATCCTCCTACACCTCCGGCAGTGATCGCAGCGTTCAACATCACGGTCATCAacccaccggcggcagcagcacgGGGCCCCAAG GACCTCAATACCAAGACCCCCTTGATCATTGGGTCTGCAGACGATATTCCACTTG GCTGCTGCTGCAACTGCAGCGGAGACCGCCATCCGCAAGAAGAAGGGCATGGACAATCCTCCGGCGGCTCCAGCGGCGCTAGtggccaatcctcctcctcctccggcagtGGTCGCAGCGGTCAACATCACGGTCATGGacccaccggcggcagcagcacgGGGCCCCAAG GAAGATGA
- the LOC127333185 gene encoding uncharacterized protein isoform X1, which yields MANPPAARVVINVGGNPPAARVVVNNFVANPPAARVENNNVGANPPVAGVVKKVANPPAAAAAAATAAETAIRKKKDMDNPPGAPAAPVANPPTPPAVIAAFNITVINPPAAAARGPKDLNTKTPLIIGSADDIPLAETAIRKKKGMDNPPAAPAALVANPPPPPAVVAAVNITVMDPPAAAARGPKEDDAVVAVVVGASLVVMVLLMLLLLP from the exons ATGGCCAACCCTCCGGCCGCCCGTGTGGTGATCAACGTCGGCGGCAACCCTCCGGCCGCCCGTGTGGTGGTGAACAACTTCGTTGCCAACCCTCCGGCCGCCCGTGTGGAGAACAACAACGTTGGTGCCAACCCGCCGGTCGCCGGCGTGGTGAAAAAGGTGGCTAATCCTCCGGCAGCGGCG GCTGCTGCCGCAACTGCAGCGGAGACCGCCATCCGCAAGAAGAAGGACATGGACAATCCTCCGGGGGCTCCAGCGGCGCCAGTGGCCAATCCTCCTACACCTCCGGCAGTGATCGCAGCGTTCAACATCACGGTCATCAacccaccggcggcagcagcacgGGGCCCCAAG GACCTCAATACCAAGACCCCCTTGATCATTGGGTCTGCAGACGATATTCCACTTG CGGAGACCGCCATCCGCAAGAAGAAGGGCATGGACAATCCTCCGGCGGCTCCAGCGGCGCTAGtggccaatcctcctcctcctccggcagtGGTCGCAGCGGTCAACATCACGGTCATGGacccaccggcggcagcagcacgGGGCCCCAAG GAAGATGATGCAGTGGTCGCGGTCGTCGTGGGAGCCTCTTTGGTTGTGATGGTGCTGCTGATGTTGTTGCTGCTTCCTTGA
- the LOC127333185 gene encoding uncharacterized protein isoform X2: MANPPAARVVINVGGNPPAARVVVNNFVANPPAARVENNNVGANPPVAGVVKKVANPPAAAAAAATAAETAIRKKKDMDNPPGAPAAPVANPPTPPAVIAAFNITVINPPAAAARGPKAAAATAAETAIRKKKGMDNPPAAPAALVANPPPPPAVVAAVNITVMDPPAAAARGPKEDDAVVAVVVGASLVVMVLLMLLLLP; this comes from the exons ATGGCCAACCCTCCGGCCGCCCGTGTGGTGATCAACGTCGGCGGCAACCCTCCGGCCGCCCGTGTGGTGGTGAACAACTTCGTTGCCAACCCTCCGGCCGCCCGTGTGGAGAACAACAACGTTGGTGCCAACCCGCCGGTCGCCGGCGTGGTGAAAAAGGTGGCTAATCCTCCGGCAGCGGCG GCTGCTGCCGCAACTGCAGCGGAGACCGCCATCCGCAAGAAGAAGGACATGGACAATCCTCCGGGGGCTCCAGCGGCGCCAGTGGCCAATCCTCCTACACCTCCGGCAGTGATCGCAGCGTTCAACATCACGGTCATCAacccaccggcggcagcagcacgGGGCCCCAAG GCTGCTGCTGCAACTGCAGCGGAGACCGCCATCCGCAAGAAGAAGGGCATGGACAATCCTCCGGCGGCTCCAGCGGCGCTAGtggccaatcctcctcctcctccggcagtGGTCGCAGCGGTCAACATCACGGTCATGGacccaccggcggcagcagcacgGGGCCCCAAG GAAGATGATGCAGTGGTCGCGGTCGTCGTGGGAGCCTCTTTGGTTGTGATGGTGCTGCTGATGTTGTTGCTGCTTCCTTGA